In one Nocardia tengchongensis genomic region, the following are encoded:
- a CDS encoding ABC transporter ATP-binding protein translates to MSDIEFTGVSKTYPDGTTAVHDLSLRIESGSFTVFVGPSGCGKTTSMRMINRMISPSVGTITVGGQDISRVDPVKLRLGIGYVIQSAGLLPHRTVIDNVATVPVLRGQSRRAARQAALEVMDRVGLDRGLAQRYPAQLSGGQQQRVGVARALADDPPILLMDEPFSAVDPVVRTELQNEMLRLQAELHKTIVFVTHDIDEAIKLGDHIAVFGPGGHLQQHDVPRTVLAQPATDFVAGFVGRDRGYRELSFRPADAVPLHDLPTVAPDQVASIRLDKGEWRLVIDAAKKPMGWIDTTGVEAVRAGHSLADCMAAGGSLFPPGGDLRQALDATISSPAEIGVAVDDSGGVLGAIYARDVLEQLHRQRTDEDAERNRTFFEEPR, encoded by the coding sequence GTGTCCGACATCGAATTCACCGGCGTCAGCAAGACGTACCCGGACGGCACCACCGCCGTCCACGACCTGAGCCTGCGCATCGAATCCGGGTCGTTCACCGTGTTCGTGGGGCCGTCGGGCTGCGGCAAAACCACCTCCATGCGGATGATCAACCGCATGATCAGCCCCAGCGTCGGCACCATCACCGTTGGCGGACAGGATATTTCCCGCGTCGACCCGGTCAAACTGCGGCTCGGCATCGGGTACGTGATCCAGAGCGCGGGCCTGCTGCCGCACCGCACCGTCATCGACAATGTGGCCACCGTGCCGGTCCTGCGCGGGCAGTCCCGGCGCGCGGCCCGGCAGGCGGCGCTGGAGGTGATGGACCGGGTCGGACTGGATCGCGGCCTGGCACAACGCTATCCGGCGCAACTGTCCGGCGGTCAGCAGCAACGCGTGGGCGTGGCGCGGGCACTGGCCGACGACCCGCCGATCCTGCTGATGGACGAACCGTTCAGCGCCGTCGACCCGGTGGTGCGCACCGAACTCCAGAACGAGATGCTGCGGTTGCAGGCCGAACTGCACAAGACCATCGTGTTCGTGACCCACGACATCGACGAGGCCATCAAACTCGGCGACCACATCGCGGTCTTCGGACCCGGCGGGCACCTCCAGCAGCACGATGTGCCACGCACCGTACTCGCCCAGCCCGCAACCGATTTCGTCGCCGGATTCGTGGGCCGCGACCGCGGCTACCGGGAGCTGTCGTTCCGGCCCGCCGACGCGGTCCCCCTGCACGACCTGCCGACCGTCGCCCCCGACCAGGTGGCGAGCATCCGCCTGGACAAGGGCGAATGGCGGCTGGTCATCGACGCCGCCAAGAAACCCATGGGCTGGATCGACACCACCGGCGTGGAAGCCGTGCGCGCCGGGCACTCGCTCGCCGACTGCATGGCCGCGGGCGGCTCCCTCTTCCCGCCCGGCGGCGACCTGCGGCAAGCCCTCGACGCCACCATCTCCTCGCCCGCGGAAATCGGTGTCGCCGTCGATGATTCCGGTGGCGTGCTGGGCGCCATCTACGCCCGCGACGTGCTCGAACAACTGCACCGGCAGCGCACCGACGAGGACGCCGAACGCAATCGGACCTTCTTCGAGGAGCCGAGGTGA
- a CDS encoding ABC transporter substrate-binding protein has translation MALSACGDNKSNPLGGGGNCGGDADKVTVGSANFPESETVADVYAEALRANGFSVDTKLNIGSREAYVPALKQCAIDLIPDYTGNLLQYLDKSSTAAAPDEVNAALTKALADQQLAIGTPAPGEDSDAVVVTKATAEKWNLTSIADLAAHSAEVKLAAPAEFSERPGGLPGLKKHYGLDISTANFVPIADGGGPATVKALSDGQVTAADIFTTSPAIAANNLVVLTDPKHNFPPQNVVPLYNTAKNSDKLLKVLNATSAKLTTPELISLNTAVSGSSKTEPAAAAKQWVAAQGLDKPIA, from the coding sequence ATGGCGCTGTCCGCCTGTGGCGACAACAAATCCAATCCACTCGGCGGCGGCGGCAACTGCGGCGGGGACGCCGACAAGGTGACCGTCGGATCCGCCAACTTCCCCGAATCCGAGACCGTGGCCGACGTCTACGCGGAAGCGCTGCGCGCCAACGGATTCAGCGTCGACACCAAACTGAACATCGGCAGCCGCGAAGCGTACGTGCCCGCGCTGAAGCAGTGCGCCATCGACCTCATCCCCGACTACACCGGGAATCTGCTGCAATACCTGGACAAATCGAGCACCGCCGCCGCACCCGACGAGGTGAACGCCGCACTGACCAAGGCGCTCGCCGACCAGCAGCTCGCCATCGGCACCCCCGCACCCGGCGAGGACTCCGACGCGGTCGTGGTCACCAAGGCCACCGCCGAGAAATGGAATCTGACCAGCATCGCCGACCTGGCCGCACACTCGGCCGAGGTGAAACTGGCCGCGCCCGCGGAATTCTCCGAACGCCCCGGCGGGCTACCCGGCCTGAAGAAGCACTACGGCCTCGACATCTCGACCGCCAACTTCGTGCCGATCGCCGACGGCGGCGGCCCCGCCACCGTGAAAGCCCTCTCCGACGGTCAGGTCACCGCCGCCGACATCTTCACCACCTCCCCCGCCATCGCCGCCAACAACCTGGTGGTGCTCACCGACCCCAAGCACAACTTCCCGCCGCAGAACGTGGTGCCGCTCTACAACACCGCCAAGAACAGCGACAAGCTGCTGAAGGTGCTCAACGCCACCTCGGCGAAACTGACCACCCCCGAACTCATCTCGCTCAACACCGCCGTCTCCGGCAGCAGCAAGACCGAGCCGGCCGCGGCCGCGAAGCAGTGGGTCGCCGCCCAGGGACTCGACAAGCCGATCGCATAA